A stretch of Henckelia pumila isolate YLH828 chromosome 4, ASM3356847v2, whole genome shotgun sequence DNA encodes these proteins:
- the LOC140862525 gene encoding uncharacterized protein, with the protein MKKRFVPNQYYRDMFRRLQTLKQGSRSVKDYNKDLETTMIWTNVEEDNEATMTRFLCGLNREIQDQVVLRHCFDLDEMVQMAMKVEQQLKRRGAGRLPTAGGTSTSWCPNIAKREDNKPVSRKKILHQIGGAKENSKSQCPNKKLMIIKACGDVESESGEGEENYDGMPALVDPDDEDGFGAVVGELLVTRRVLNAQPKEKKVSEREKLFHTRCFVNGKEFDDLFSKKLPQGLPPLRGIEHQIDLVLGSALPNRPAYKSNPEETKELHQQKCVFCTNELVFLGFVVSAQGVRVDEEKIECDVSGVGVGGVLTQGGKPVAYFSETLSGESLNYPTYNKEFYALGLSMKELDASDVDFAEIYESCMHGPKDKFYMHDGYLFKEDKLCIPTYSIRELLVRELHSGGLIGHFGVAKKYQILHEHFYWPYLKHDVEKMCEWVSMNGRKKAEFVRSLHEKVREDIEKKNFQYTKQANKGRKKVVFEPGDWFCLQLRKEQFSGKRHSKLLPRGDGPFQVLERINDNS; encoded by the exons ATGAAGAAGAGGTTTGTTCCTAACCAATATTATCGTGATATGTTTAGGCGTTTGCAGACTTTGAAGCAGGGGTCTAGGAGCGTGAAAGATTACAACAAGGACTTGGAGACCACAATGATCTGGACCAATGTTGAGGaagataatgaagctacaatgaCTCGATTTTTGTGTGGcttgaatagagaaatccaagaccAAGTGGTGCTTCGTCACTGTTTTGATTTAGATGAGATGGTGCAGATggccatgaaggtggagcaacagctcaagaggagaggagctggtcgaTTACCTACTGCTGGGGGGACGTCGACTTCTTGGTGTCCGAACATTGCAAAACGGGAGGATAACAAGCCGGTGTCCAGGAAAAAAATCTTACACCAAATTGGAGGCGCCAAAGAAAATAGTAAAAG CCAATGTCCAAATAAGAAATTGATGATTATTAAAGCTTGTGGTGATGTGGAGTCTGAAAGTGGTGAGGGAGAGGAAAATTATGATGGTATGCCTGCGTTGGTAGATCCTGATGATGAGGATGGGTTTGGGGCTGTTGTTGGTGAATTATTGGTGACTAGGAGAGTATTAAATGCACAACCTAAGGAGAAGAAAGTGAGCGAGAGGGAAAAACTTTTTCATACTCGTTGTTTTGTGAATGGGAAG GAGTTCGATGATTTATTCTCGAAGAAactacctcaaggattaccacctttgaggggtaTTGAGCACCAAATCGACTTGGTACTCGGAAGTGCATTgccgaatcgtccagcttataaGAGCAACCCGGAGGAAACTAAAGAGCTACACCAGCAG aaatgtgtgttttgtacaaacgaACTCgtatttcttggttttgttgtgagtgcacAAGGTGTGAGAGTTGATGAAGAAAAG ATTGAATGTGATGTATCAGGTGTAGGAGTTGGAGGCGTTTTGACGCAAGGGGGAAAACCAGTAGCGTATTTCAGCGAGACTTTGAGTGGAGAGTCCTTAAATTATCCGACCTACAATAAAGAGTTTTATGCCTTG GGTTTGAGCATGAAAGAGTTGGATGCGAGTGATGTTGATTTTGCTGAGATCTATGAGTCGTGTATGCATGGTCCAAAGGATAAGTTTTATATGCATGATGGCtatttgtttaaggaagatAAATTATGCATTCCTACGTATTCAATTAGAGAATTACTTGTTAGAGAATTGCATAGTGGTGGTCTAATAgggcattttggtgtggctaaaaaatatcaaattttgcaTGAACACTTTTATTGGCCATAtttgaagcatgatgttgagaaaatgTGTGAGTg ggttagtaTGAATGGGAGGAAGAAAGCTGAATTTGTGAGGAGCTTGCATGAGAAAGTACGAGAAGATATCGAGAAAAAGAATTTTCAGTATACTAAGCAAGCGAACAAGGGGAGAAagaaggttgtatttgaaccCGGTGATTGGTTTTGCTTGCAGTTAAGAAAAGAACAATTTTCGGGTAAGAGGCATTCAAAGTTGTTACCTAGAGGAGATGGTCCTTTCCAAGTCTTGGAGCGAATCAACGACAATTCCTAA